The Topomyia yanbarensis strain Yona2022 chromosome 3, ASM3024719v1, whole genome shotgun sequence nucleotide sequence gaagcagctcttaaccctgacacatggccgcaaggcatattgttcagggaatttgaggatagccgtacccagaacatttggtgcccaccgactgattttcctacgCCTTCGGAAGCCGCATGTATTCCGCTAAgtcaacccggcccatcaaccctacagaggactccgcaacgattggcaatgccactataccaagctacaccgccattgtgaaggagtgtcgacgctgatcgcatactgggacgcaatgcagttggtacaatggaagccctcgatccccccgctacagtcgagcccttgcagccagcgttcagcagtcgtctcggtcctgtatgtgtgggtggagaaggggtcttccaaaccgcctttctcggcaagtattatacaaattgtaacgatacaacggttaaaccgattcacgcttctagttcatcgtccaacactcgccgtaagctactaccgtcccgttcctgctctccgcatcgctccatcggggttcaacgcatactgggacgcaccgcagttggcactatggaagccctcgagccccccgccacagtcgagcaattgcagccagcgatcatcagtcgtcccggtcctgtgtgtgggatgggtgaaagggtcttccaacccgccacaaatggcaagtatacatctgatccgaacacttcaagcgctgatgtattcttcgcttccagtaatttgccttttgctctaacATCTTGTGACGAGATGTCAACTATTTCTGTCGCCGATGATGATCGCTGCATTCTGGAGCGCGATGCAGTTGATTCGCCCTCTGCAGAACCTGATCCGTCATCCAATAACATCgagatttactaccagaatgttggtggcttaaattcatcaacggacagctatttgctcgcgaccacgggctgctgttatgacgtcatcgccttaaccgagacgtggctcaaaaaccgtactctgtctcagcaggtgtttggttcaacatttgatgtcttccgctgtgatcgcaatgccctcaacagccgcaagacatcaggtggtggtgtactcatcgccgttcgccatggtataaaagcccgagtgatcaacgatgagcggtgggagagctccgagcaagtgtggatatcagtgaaacttgccgatcgcaatctcttcctgtgtgtcgtgtattttccacctgaccgaattcgtgattacagcctgatcgatgtacatctttcctccgtttctttcatcacctcgatcgctgccccatctgatgatattgttatactgggcgactttaacttacctggcttgacctggtgcccagcaagtaacggatttctacgattggatatcgaaaaatctgtgcttatcaacaatgccagttgtatcttggacaactacagtagcgcaactcttcggcaaattaataatatcatcaacgagaacggacgtacattggacctctgctttgtaagtgcccgggactacgctccgtactgctgcgccgctccgacacctttagtccagcatgtgcgccatcatctcccactacatcttgtactcgctggtaacctaggagtgagttttgaagacgtctcaagctctatcgtctacgattttaaaaacgctgactacgacagcatcgttagcacgctgttggatataaattgggacgaaaatcttaacaatgatgacgcgaacgaagcagcgatgacgttttctaatattcttaactacctaatcgaccgtcatgtgccaaaacgaacagtcagcacaaatcaacaccctccctggcaatcaacagtgcttagacgattaaaaactgccaaacgagccgcatttaaaaagttctcgaagcataagacacttgcattacgaaaccactactttcaactcaaccacgaatacaaacagcaaagcagacgtgccttttttagatatcagcgaaacgtcgaacgtcaactgaaatccaagcccaagtcgttttggaaatatgtgaacgagcagcgaaaagaatccgggttaccatcttgtatgtcattaaatggagttttaggcaccgacactaaggaaatttgccaattgttttccgacaaattttcaagcgttttttccgacgagaacctttccccacaacaagtcgctgccgcttcaaatctaactccttctctaggacgaaccatcaaccgaatttgtgtcgataatgctgccattcttgcagcaaattccaagctgaaagcatctagttccccgggtccagatggcgttccttcgatttttgtcaaaaagtgcatcagcgggcttcttgaaccacttcggcgagtctttgtgctatcactcaatactggaacattcccttcctgctggaaagcagcgcacatgtttccagttcacaaaaaaggaaacaaatcgaacattgacaattatcgaggaatctcatgtttaagtgcagtatcaaaactattcgagctggttgtcttagaccctcttttctttcactgcaaacactacattgcagacgatcaacacggatttatgcctaaacgatcgacaacgactaacctgctctcgttcacaacatatgcaatggatggattcgctgacggattgcaaaccgatgctatttccatggatctatctgcggccttcgacaaaatcaatcatgatatcgcaatagcgaagctggacaaactcggtattcatggacaacttctgcgctggtttcgttcctacctcgatggaaggcaactccaaatcagcattaaggactgtctatctacaccattcttcgctacatccggcatcccacaaggaagccatctcggtccagtgatattcctcctctactttaatgacgtcaacatcaaattacaaggaccccgcctttcttttgccgacgacatgaaaatttttcaacaaatacgggataaaaccgatgccgagcttcttcagagggaattggacagctttagtacgtggtgtgatctaaacagaatggttttaaacccgagcaaatgctcaatcgttacgttcacgcggaaacgccatccgattcagtttaactaccatctcttcgactcgagtattccaagacactctaacgtcaaggatctcggagtcatcatggattctgcactaacgttcaaaccacatacatcatccattgtggataaggcttcaagacagcttgggttcatcttccgaatagcgaaaaactttaaggacgtatactgtttaaaatctctctattgtgcgctggttcgctcaacactggaatattgttctgctgtttggaacccttactaccagaacggtgtcgacagaatcgaggccgtccaacgccggttcatacgctttgcactccgacatcttccttggcaaaacagatttcagctgccgagctacgaaaaccgttgtcagttaatacagctcgatactctaagcatccggagggactgctctcgagccctgttcgtctcggacttactgtctgccagggtggattgccctacaatcctcggacgcctcgatcttcaagctcgcgttcgagctctgcgcaataactctcttctgcgagtcccattcaggagaactaactatgggcgccagggcgctgttaccggactccagcgtgtgtttaacagtgtggcgacggcgtttgacttcaacctgacaaggaattcgataaaaactaaaataattcgtattctgaaatgtaattagtttaagtaaccaccattggggccaaggggtctgttggtgacggtacaacaaataaacaataaacaataaacatatggataaatatttacttttttatCAGTACATGGAAGATGTTCTAATATATGAGTTGATTACAATATTACAACGAATATCATTAAAAGTATGTTACGATAGGCGAGTTCAGGCCCGCGCGCAAGGGGATGgttttgggggttcaaacccctcccatgagaGTTTCCAATTACTTTTGTAAATTTCTTATCTTTTTGATCAGGAACAAAAATTTTATACTGCGAACTGTTTTGGTAGTCATTTGAATTCGGTTATTCTAGAAACAAGTCTTTGAAGAAACCATGTGAGGGTTACTGTAAAATGATGTAAGTCAGTTAGTCGGCACCGTTGGATCGGTTCACGTTCGGTTAACAACAGTTGTCAGTAGATCAGTTAAACTGCAAAGGTCGGTTAGCGAGCTAACAACAGCCAAGGAGGAAAAGTAACGAACGAACAATACGAACTCGGAGAAAACCGGGATATCATTGCCTAGAGAAATTTGACCGTAAGGGATCTCTGCTGATAAATGGCTTACGAAaacgggcatcggtatcgggtgaaattccgccaccgggaaactctcagcaccagctagtagATAATTAGGAACGAGTATCGCCAAGAAGGATAACAAACCCTGTGAAGATAGTTGTAAAGCGATGTAAGTCGTTATGCACctcaatagatctaaatactgctcgcagtggttcgtctcctacAAAAAAGTCGTTATGTTCGGTATCTCTGGATCGATTCGCATCTCGGCGGGTTACGATATTGGCAGCTGCTCTGAGCAAGTCAGTTACACCACGAAGGTTGGGCATCAAGCGAGAAACAGTATCAATGAAAAAacacgattaacacaaaataaaacgaGCAAAATAAAACGAGGTGACCCCGGAAAGATGAGGCTTGGGAGAAACAAGAGGTTTGGATTTAGTCAGAAGGCTGATTACAAGCTACCACAGTAGAAATATGACACTATTATGTACCAGCAGGCGTTAGCATCTGATCAAGATTgcttctcgataacagacattgtCCGAATTTGTTGATCCAAGTCGACATAAGCCTCAGCCCACCAGGACccggaaaaaatattcaacgtTTGAGGGACTGTATACCTTCTctgtataaaaaaaatgaaaaaaatcaaaacccctcccttgagaattttctgcgcacgggcctgggcGAGTTAGTTATCTGACGTTCGCATAGACACAAAGTTGTATATCAGAAACAAAATAGTATAATAATAGGCGTCTTCCCAAGAGTCAATGAGCTCGAACTAACCACACCTATCAAATGGTGTATGAGGTATGTTGCAGGCACGCTAGCTGATGCTTCAGTGTTCGAGACTGAGTGAACCCACTTGTAGGAAAAAATGTTAGAATCGTTTCAGGATGCCAATATTTTAAAGTAATTCTCGTTCTTAAAAAAATAGGCGGTCGAAAGATATGTTTCATtcttcatttttgttttaaattcatATTTTCTGAAAGCCTAGTATAATCGTATATAGTACTGTGTTGAGTCGTAAGAGTGTATGAAAGGTGTCTGTTTCTTGCCAAATGGAATCAGACCAACTACTGATCACAGTTGCATTTATATACAGTTTATATCGCTTATTGAAACCCAATTTTATCTCAGTATGGATATATGGCATCCAGCTTTGTCCATATATAGCATATTTGCGCATTGTATACGACTTAGCTGTACTGTATATTAAGAtgtgtaactcggttgaaaTTTCGATATAACTAGAAAATTGTTCACTGGGAATTAACTATTCCCACACATTGAAACGACTACAATAACTTTATGAAGTTGTTAATCCGACATTGACTGAAGTAAAATGCAATCAAAAATGAGAAAAATGcgatttttaaatgatttaaatATGAACCAATATGAATGCAGGTTGTCAGTGCTCTACGATGAACTCCGATCAAACGCGATTTAATTAGTACATCAATGCGATTCTGAATCATGCGATTACAAATCATCTGCAGACTAAATTCAACTGTTGTAACGATTTTGTCTCTTTGTAGACAGTATTACGAGTCTTTTTCTACATTGTTATACGATTAATGGTTTGCTGGGAAATGATTCGTTACTTGactaaatgtttgtgtatagcACGAATATTTCGTCAGTCGTTcgatttcatttcgtttatcgaACAAAATTTCGTATATTTTTCCATCCGATtttttaagaacgatttttaaaaacatcgacTTATTTACGATCGGcaaaatcgattattttttttcaaaatgctcTCATCACTACGAAAGAACGAAACATATTTCAATGCCGTAAGTctcgaaaaatagttttttttttgccatAAATCAAGATTATGAACGtaaacaacatttttcaaacacgGTCTTGCatttggcgagatctacaacctatgctagatcacttgaaaagtacaaaatcactgtagaaCCGTGTTACATGTTGAGCATGATCTAGTTTTCGTAGTTGTGaatcagttcacaaaatcaaaacgatCCGGTTGAGATGCTTCTCACTGTGCGGAGATCCATTTTCATATCGACAGTCAAAGGTTCGTTTTACCGTCAAAGCACGACTTGCCGTAGATTTATACCATTGCAAACTTCTTGTTAATGGTGGGATGGTAGACTGGAGTTCCCAGGTACGTGCGCAAAATGTCAATAGATAAAAGTTACTGCAATTTGaaagtgatgcaatttgattccgtacaccctttaGTAACTATCTGCATGCCTTATCGTTGAAAGCTTATTCcggcaatttttttatttcgattatagatcttttaaccttaaggtcattcgcctctacggattagaaaaatctcatatgaaaaatttctaaccctatgtgcggggtcgggactcgagccccggtgcgctgcgtacaaggcaatcgatttaccaattacgctacgcccacccactTTCCGGCGAaatgcttttttgaaaaataaccgTCTTTATTGGAATATGAGTAAAGCACAGAAGAAAAAAGCACTCCCTTAAGCGAAGTTGAAGTGCTGACCGATCTAGATACGTTACCGAGTTTAATAAAACTCTGCGGAAGCCATCGAAATCCAGGATATGCTTTTAAACGTCTTTTTGGACTACTGAGCGTCGATgtttgagtggtaagcgtgactgcTTCTCGTCCCAGTGAGTCTGACTTCTCTCCCAGGTCGATaaattgtacgcagctcacctgggtttgattcccaaccccgcacatagagttaggGATTTTtccaagagatttctctaatccgaaaagaggcgaatgaccctaaggttaaaacctctataataaaaaatcgCCCCAATAAGCCCTTCTTGGTAACCAGTCTAAGGGTCGATTTCTTTACCCtagcttaacttttaaacctggtttaccagtacgtttaaacttgGCTTAAATtgtaagcgagggtgaagaaatcgcccctaaagcaagcaaatgacatTACTGGCGACGACCATTTCTCGGAGGCGTACCGCGTGTGAGTACCTGCAAaagaagttgagatcgacggcgtgGTCATTAGGATGAGTTTGGTCCGCGCGAAGCGCTAGGTTGGCTCAGAGTTTGAACTAATTTCATCAAAAGTTTTAAAAGATAATGCAGTTATATCAATTTGGAAGTGATTCCATTAAATTCCGTTCAAGCTTTATGTGCGCGAGCTACATGCGTGACAATTTTCAAATAATAagtttgttgaaaattttgagtgggtaattacccactcggataTTTTCAAGTGACTAATATTACTACCCACCCGATATTACTACCCACGACATCCTTCCCAATCCAGCCAATGTAACATAATCGGCAATAGATCTTCTGATCGGTGTTCTAGTATCATCTGGCAAACTCTAGAAGATCAACATGGAAGCAATCACTCTCCAATTTTGCTTCTTTCGGCACAAGCTACCAGTTCACAAGAGACAGTTCCTAAATGGCGATATAATGAAGCGAGCTTGATTAAGTACCAGAACAGATTAGGAGCAGTGTTGGACCCAAAAATTACACCCGAAAAACTATCAAATCTGATATTCATGTGTTCAACGGACATCCAGTATGGTAGAGAGACTCCAGACTGTCAaaccaaaaatatatttcaattaagttgaaattaggcaaaacaaaatgttaagtgttttagttaaaatttacaaaaaatgctGAATTGCAAAAGTGtatatttgaaatgaattaTGCATCGTTCTACATAAATGATTCATTGTGAAAGTTTGGGAATCAATGTAAAACAAGTTTATGTGCGAATATAAAATTAACGAAATACTATGAATTGACACATATTTTTGTTATTGACTATTTGTACCCCCTTGAGCCAATAACTGGTACTAATACAACAATTGGCTTACTGACCCTAGCACTGCACAAGCACTCTTTTTATCGCTCTCATGAAAGGAAGCCCAACATGctccaaaagcaatcaagtgGATTGCCCCAATGAGTAATAACTGTTACCATTTCCAGAGAAAGGAATGCTAGTAGCTTGAATTGATACTTCCTTACTCCCATCACTGTGTTTGGCGCCTGCCCAACGACAAGCAACAAGAATTTATTTTATCTTATCAAAATGTTCGAATACAACGCCGCACAACTGTTTTGCCGTTTATCCGGACCGTACCGACTGATACTTTTACTATCCCTGCGGTCACGACATCATAAACCAGTAATCTTGTCTGTTTTAACCTGATCTGATAACTACATCGGTGTGCGCTTGAATCCAATCCAAATAGAAGGTGACTCGCACAAACACAGCAGGCCAATTCGCTTCGCAACCAAGCACGGCACCAAACGAGAAAAATCCAACCAGTAGGCTTTGGCCTGCATCTTGCACCGTAAGCGGTCCACCATCGTCACCAACACACGGTCCTCGGCCACTTGCATTAGAGAGACACATCTTCTGGCCATCGACGAGGTCACCCCACCAACCGGCATTGCAGTCAGCGTTGGTCAAAATCGGGTTATAAACGTAACGTAAAACATCCGAAAACGATGTACTACCGTCCGAAGTTCGTCCAAATCCGCTCACTGTGCCGAGCATTCCGGCAAATGTTCGCGTATCGGTTGATGCTGGCAACAAAGCCGGTTGAATTCTCGACGATACCGGCACCGGCGATGGTAAACGAATAACAGCTATGTTGTTTCTAAATATAAACTCCACATAGCCTTCGTGTACCTGGTAATCCGAACTGGTGAAATCGATTCGCACTTGACCATCTTCATTTTCGTCCTGAAGATTTCGAGCACCCAAGATGACAGTTCCTTCGCTAGCACCATGGACGCAAACAGCCGCTGTTAAAACGTAGTTCGCGGAAATCAACACCCCTCCACAGAGTCCACTTCCATCCTCCACGTCCGCTAAGATTGCTGCCTGTCGAGTAAGATACGAGTTCAAACAAGGCCACACACTCCGCACAACGAACTTCATACCTGATAAGGAATTTGATCTGATGATGCCACTTGTCCACCAACAATTCGTTGACTGTGGTTGTTATGCGAATTGGCTGTTGTTACATTACCTAACAGATTCTGAATCCAGCGCGTTACGTGCGGAAATTCACTAATCGGTCGCACCAAACTCCAGTCAATCTTCCGGTTGGACCGTCCATCGATAGTCGAGACCAGTAGAACAAGAGGCGCGAGATACTGCAGCAACTTCATCCTGTCCTGTGCGATACGGTTGCACTAGTGAAGCATGCAAGCGGTgtatcaataaattttattttttgaactcGAAATCAACGTCGGACCGCTTGTTAGCTTCGTCTTATCGATTATGCTGATAGATCTTATCGAGGTGCAATAAACGGAAGAAAATCCATCGAGATTCGCTTTCAGTACACCAGGATTGTCTTAGAAGGTCTATCCGGGGAAAAAATGTGCTTATCGCTAGGTGCGGTTCGATAGCTTGAAGCATACGGGAGATAATGGTACGCTTGTTTCCAAAATTATTACGATTAGTTTGTTGCAAAAATAAAGGGTTCAAGTGTGGTACTATCGGAAACTCAGGTTAGACGTGTTTTATCAAAAAGAAAAGTTCGAGGTTAGAACTAAAAGGACAACACAGGTCAACATTGTTTAGTTATTGGAAAGCTAAGGGTAATTTCCGAAGTAATTTAGTGCATAAACTACGAAACCCAATTGGTCCATCGCGTTAGGATTTCGAGATACTTGAGGTCATGTACTCGTAAAGCGGCGTTTTTTACTCTTTTGGTGCTATCAAAGGGGGAAAGTAGATctaaatggtgagttaaacgacagcagttttgcaaaaaaaaattctcccagAGGCAGCAATAGAGCCTGCAACCCTTCGGACTCCAGCTCAATGCACAAATTCTGTGCTATGATGACGTTCcaggcagggccggcggaaagcgtgggtagtatgggtattactacccactcgaaaattaccgaggggggaataacccactcgaaagtttggaacaaatcaaaacctgagattaaccatTTATGTGTCTTGCGCACAAAATTCTTGCATTGAAAATCCTTGATTTAaaacaattgcatatttttattcaaaaatgaaattaaacttGTAGCTTCGAGGCAAACTGAAGATCACTATCAGGGCATCATGAAACGGATCGCCAACTagcctccttggatccgctgggaactcttgGGATCACATTTGCAGGTACCTGTTAGTAAGTCTACCAAAAGAGTAGGtataaataaatttggaggatagccagcatatctcggactaaaACTAGGCCGAAAAGATTCGTTTAACGCAGATCTGGCGCTACACAACtagaaaaaaatcgtgtaaatttacgtctacTGACCATGACATaaacgagcatcaaaaatgatacTTCAAAGCttcacgtttgattttaattttacatgtcgttgaattttgcgaataacttattttactccacatatgacaTTTGTTTAACGTAACggaaaaattcagttttgttTACTGTatagaacactaggcgcacgaccagacaacatgtttgcTGTCGCGATGGCCGTCACTGCAAGCGCAGAGAACGCTCTCtacgaccccaatacgccggagatgcgcattcaacgtataatgattggacatgacccgagatgccacccgaaggaagtcacgacgTTCATCCTTCTTTTTTTCCCAGGGTTGGttgatgcctttgggattcctaaacttccattatcccacaaaatttgccaattttcgagcgtcctctaataaaaaatactgaataattcgttaaagctgcgcgatctttcaaaattattaccttctaatgcctaagtgtccgTCTTCTTAttacacatagaaaaaaatgttggtaaaaataagagtttttcactcttagcaaaaaacaaccaacgaatactcttagtttgaaaacaaaacttttattttgattcctaTTATTCATTAgcataaaaggaaaacttttatttggattattattcttgattaatttaaaaatattttcaacctgatagtaggcgttggttgttttttgctaagagcggaacactcttacttttaccattttttttctgtgtaccattctaatctaagtgttaCTTTTCTTATTACCCGGAATAGAACAATGGGAAAGAACTCAAACTGATATAAATCAGGCAATCAGGAACGATTTTAATATAAAGAATCTAGGAACGCACATATTTTCTCGTGGAAAattaggagtgctttccatgctccatcgatcgaAGCGCTCACTTGGAACTTTAACGATGTGGACATGGTTggaggtaaatataaaaccataagtATTGTGGGGAaaatgcttagcgcgagtatctttgctgtcagataaatttgtttgtttgaagaacaattattacgtatacatacattattataatttcatcgtGAAACGTCTATCATCTGAATGTGAATCTAAGTGGAATGCTGTTATCACCGAAAAAGGATTCTTAGTTCCGTTTATTCCGACCAAAGGTGGAATCGAATAAACAACGTAGGGCCCAGCTACTAGACGAcatattgtttctctcgttaatccgttgacgaaccggtgccaataaccgcgtttttcagtttccatcaagttttttatttgtgtttctaacgtcgcgtatattcTGAAAAATTTGGGCGATCTAACGTTCAAGAAGACctcataggaccttttcgcatacaattctgagcactctctgcccagaacggagtgggaaaccgtccacgattgttcgcgccgggtattcGTTTCGACCTTTAATCTCAGTGAAGAAAAacaagccagtcaaaacgttgtACACTGCCACCGGAGGAATTCCTTatattgattcgattgtttcggatatagtggacgcgtagctctttcaatcaatgggcACACTAATGAGGTAGAGTACAACGATAAATTTAACGCGCTTGGCCGCGCTAGTAGAcattcgtgtcatttcacccatGTTCAAAATAGTCATACTGAAATggtcgcgaatatcatgcagtaagataggTCGGTTATcagcatgaagacaaccccatgacatgccatgggagttgaaatcttctcgaaccagttgaggtgcgatgtatatggaaagaatatcaataaaccttttcctATGATTTGGAtttaacaagcgacaacttcaattcctggtaccgagcaaaacctaatccgattgaaataatggcacgttttgatccccaaaacgctCCTTAATATTGTTTTTGGCCATAGCGAGTAATACTATAATTGAGGAAGATCTATGTTGGAAGTAATAAAAAGtaagaaaaataatataacaaaaatataGAGTCACTTGAAGTTTCGGATGTCTCATGTGGATTTTTCGAGAGTTACTTACTTAACAGCACCCATTAAGGTACTTTCAGGCCTTTACGATTAAATCTCTCGGAGGAACAAATTCTTTTCTTTCGAAAACTATTAGAAAATGTTTCCTCCGCGGAATTGTCAAAAATCTCGCTCTTTAGCGAACAAGgaagcgtagaaattagtcgtggccGGTGCTTTCTTAAACATTTCTTACTACCGTTTCtcaaaagaatgcttcaatttttctccgtataatttatatgcgggatatgtcgatAGTTCATTCGAAGTCACTCCACAGACGAAAAAGTTTTCTTGATTATCTCCGCATTTTGCGCACCGCGCCTTATTTCTCCATGGGCTTCATTGcttgcaacgacggcagttcatgcccctcggtacaaaaaggcgaacaaataggcgagccccgttcaaaagaacaaatttggGAAGAACAAATCCGGCGAAAGGATCGaaatgatggaaaataagttttctcATACTCCTCTATTTTTGCTGAACACAATTGattgcataccagaatttacATTGACACAGGGATACAGGAAAGAACCACCCCCTATTTCGCTATTAAGGCccttctcggagactacaccatcaatctctactccCCGGgtggaaacgtagacaaaatattttttcgtgcacGGTAGAGTGtttttagttagatcacgcgatatatcgatgacaTTAAATGGCTTGTCTCTGGTtcggaagtagaccatccagtGGCCGcttgtattagatataatttgCATCGAAAATGAGGCTCATcggtattattttt carries:
- the LOC131693477 gene encoding brachyurin-like; protein product: MKLLQYLAPLVLLVSTIDGRSNRKIDWSLVRPISEFPHVTRWIQNLLGNVTTANSHNNHSQRIVGGQVASSDQIPYQAAILADVEDGSGLCGGVLISANYVLTAAVCVHGASEGTVILGARNLQDENEDGQVRIDFTSSDYQVHEGYVEFIFRNNIAVIRLPSPVPVSSRIQPALLPASTDTRTFAGMLGTVSGFGRTSDGSTSFSDVLRYVYNPILTNADCNAGWWGDLVDGQKMCLSNASGRGPCVGDDGGPLTVQDAGQSLLVGFFSFGAVLGCEANWPAVFVRVTFYLDWIQAHTDVVIRSG